The following DNA comes from Methanosarcina vacuolata Z-761.
TGTGTTTAAATTCACGGTTTTGAATATGCTGTAACTCCTTTATTGCCTTCTGTTAAAGTTCACAGGATTTTGCTTCTAGCCTTTTACTTGTAAAGTTAAATAATTACGTAACTATTCAGCCTATATAAAACAACATCAATAGCCATCTTGTTTAATATTTAATGAGCACTTTTTGGAAGGTTCATTTTTTTAAATTGTTGGCTATTGATTGCGTTTTTCAGTCTTGCATGGGTTAGCAATTTCACGTATGTGACAACTTTGAATCAACATCAGTAGACTGATTTGGGGTACCTGAATAGTTACATAATTACTATCATTTAAGAATGGATAATTACGATCATTCAAGAATGGATAATTACGGTCACATAAGTAGATAATTACGATCACTTAAGAATGGATCATTGCGATCATTTAAGAATGGATAATTACGATCATTCAAGAATGGATAATTACGGTCACATAAGTAGATAATTATGGTCACATAAGTAGATAATTACAATTTTTTAACGGAATAAGTAGGCCCCTCAAAGATGAATGATAAAGATATTAAAGATGGATAATTGCAGCGTTTTAAAGAAAGATGACTACTATGCTTTAAAAGCGGGATAAGACCCCACTATTTTTAGAGTATCGGTTTTACTTTTTATGTCTTTTAAGGTCTCTTCTATAAGTACATCGCCTGTGTGCCCTTCAAAATCAATATAGAAATAATAATCCCCAAGTTCTTTTTTAGATGGCCTGGACTCGATCCTGGTCAGGTTAATCTTGTTCTTTGCAAAAGCCCCGAGAATTTCGTATAATGCTCCTGGCCTGTCTTTTTCCAGATATACTATAATAGAGGTCTTGAAGGCTGAATGGCTGGAATTCTCAGGCTTACCCGTTTCACCATCTGGAACACATAAAACCTGCTCAGCCGGGCTTTTTCCTGCGGCTCGCAAAGCAATGAAGCGGGTGTAGTTTTCTTTCCTGTCCTGTATATTTGGAAGAAGAACCTTCAGCCTGTAGCACTCTGCAGCCTCCGGAGAAGCTATTGCTGCCATTTCTTCAAACTCTCCTGCAAGCCTTGCTGCATGGGAAGTGCTGCCCGTGCTCCTTAGTTCAGCCTCAGGGAAATATTTTTTTAAAAAATGCCTGCACTGGGCAAGCCCCTGAGGATGAGAAAGAATGACCTTAATTTTCTCAGGCCCGCCTTTTGAGAGCAGGCAGTGCTCGATTTTGACAACAATCTCTCCGACTATCTCAACACCATTCTCAAGAAGTAAATCAAGAGTAACACCTACAGAACCTTCAATCGAGTTTTCTATTGGAACTATCGAGATATCGGATTTTCCCTGTACTACAGCCAGAAACGCATCCTCTATATCTGAAAAGTACTGAATTCCTACACTATCTAGCCTATGTTTCAGGATCCAGGTTTGTGCTGCCTTTTCCGAGTATGAGCCTTCGGGCCCCAATACACCGATAATCATCTGAGGGGTTAATTGCGGCGATAGTAATAATATTTTTTGCCTCCCGAGTCCCATCACTTGATTCCCTTGGAGGGCGGGTCCGTTTCGCTGCCTGAGTTCCGTCTCGGGAGGAATCCCAGAATTATGCTTAAGGATCACAGAAAATTATAGATTTTCTTGGAGTTACGATGTAATCGCAACAGCATGCGGATCTTTTCGCTACCCGAGTTGTATTTCGGCAGCTTGTAGCCCTTTTCTCTGCGTTTAATAGAACAAATTTATAGTAAGAGCCTATCCCAAAAGCAATATTATGTTGAAATTATAAATTTACCTTTATGTCATTTCGTGAAATCGATGATTTTCTATGGGAATCCATGGAACCTTATCTTCCTCCACAGAAACCGCCTACAGGAAGGCCACGTGCAAATCTGAGGAAGTTAATGAACGGTATTTTGTACGTTGTTATGACAGGTTGTACGTGGAAAGATGTTCCCAGGAAATATGGATCTAAGTCAACAGCACATAGATTCCATCTATATCTGTGTGAACATGGCATCTATCAGAAGATTTTCAATGAACTTTTAAACAAAGGTTACGATTTGAATAAAATAGATCTTTCTCACTGTTTTACTGATACAAAGGATGTTCCAGCTAAAAATGGGGGAATATCGGCTACGATGGACATAAAAAATAAAAGGAATAAAAATAAGCGGTTTAATAGATTTGCAAGGTCTACTTCTCTCAATTATTATTGTTCCTGCAAATAAGAATGATTCTACAATTTATATTCCTAAACTTAAAAATTTCAATATAAAGAGACATGTAGGAAGGCCTGCTAACAGGCATTCCAAAGTAACAGCTGATGCAATGTATGATACAGCTAAAATTAGAAAATATAACAGGAGAAGAGGATAGGAGTTACGCAGTTGGCTCCTAGCATATCGTTTTTTCCAAACTTACAAATATCTGAATTAATTTAATGTGTATAGTGGATTCTTTAAATATGCTGTCACTGCCACTCTTCTAATTTTCATAGCACTTTCAAACCAGGATATTCCACTTTTGATTCTTTGTAATTCCAGTCTGAGAAAAGCTCTTAATGAAAACATTATATGTGCTCTTTGTGACTCTTCCTTTCTTGCCTGACATTTCTCCACACCACAAAACTGCTTTATCCCTCTATGATATTCCTCAATTTTCCATGACTTCTTTGCCAAGTCTTCACGTTCTGCTTCATCCATCTCCTGCACATCTGTAACCCAGTGTTGCGTGTCTCCATCTTTTGAAACTATCCTAAACACCTTTACAAATCCATATGCTTTGAGGTGAACCACACGTCCTTTTTGAGGAATATCTACTGTTTCAAGTGGCACATTTCCTTTGTTGTCAGGATTTACTAAACGATTACTTTTCAACCTTGTAAGGAAATGCCATTCTTTCTTCCTGATGGCTTTAAGGTTTTTCACACTTGCATACCATGTATCAAACAAAACGAATTTGGGATTAAAACCACGTTCTTCGGCTTTGTCAAGCATATCACGGAAATGGTCATTCTTTGTTTTGTCGTCTACATCGATGTTATAAATTCGAAAATCGATAGGTATAACGGTTTTACCGTCAGTCCAAACTAAGGTAACCAGACCTATTCCTTTTACAGTACGATGATGTTTTCCACTCCACATACGACGAACAAAAGCCATTTCTTCTGCGTATGGTTTATCTAAAGTTGAATCATCAACAATTAGGCATCCTTCTTCAGGCTTGACGTAATTTTTTACTTCTCTCCATAGCGATTCTGTGTCTGAAGGTTGCCTTTGAAGTAAGCGAGTAAAAGAGTCATGAGAAGGAGCATTAGCTACGTTTGGATAACATCTAGCAGCTTCAGTACAACTAAAAACGTTAGAAGCAGCTATGAGAAAATTAATGTAGTAAATGTCGGTACACTTAGGGGGATTTATGTCCATAACTCCGTACGTTTTTAGAGGGACACTAAACCATAATTATATTTTTAATGATATAAAGTTTTTGGGACTTCAAGTGCGTAAGTCCTAGAGGAATAAAGTCCAATATACCAGTAAATAAAAGAAATAGGAAGAAAAAGAAGAGAAGAAGACCAATAAAAGTAGATCAAGAAGAATACAAAAAGAACAATTAAAAATAGTTAAATGTTTGGGTGTGCTTGCTGCCGAATGTAGGTTATATTCTTAATGTCAAGGAAACTTAATGAAAAGTTTTTTATAATTTATTGCATCAATGTGATAATGATATAACAGTATTTCTAATAGTGTAACAGTATTCCAGTAGTATATTGTAATTCTAATAATCTTATAATATATGTGTTCAGGTGTTTATCACTTATCGGGTGTGTATATGTTACTAGGTG
Coding sequences within:
- a CDS encoding transposase, with product MSFREIDDFLWESMEPYLPPQKPPTGRPRANLRKLMNGILYVVMTGCTWKDVPRKYGSKSTAHRFHLYLCEHGIYQKIFNELLNKGYDLNKIDLSHCFTDTKDVPAKNGGISATMDIKNKRNKNKRFNRFARSTSLNYYCSCK
- a CDS encoding IS701 family transposase, producing the protein MDINPPKCTDIYYINFLIAASNVFSCTEAARCYPNVANAPSHDSFTRLLQRQPSDTESLWREVKNYVKPEEGCLIVDDSTLDKPYAEEMAFVRRMWSGKHHRTVKGIGLVTLVWTDGKTVIPIDFRIYNIDVDDKTKNDHFRDMLDKAEERGFNPKFVLFDTWYASVKNLKAIRKKEWHFLTRLKSNRLVNPDNKGNVPLETVDIPQKGRVVHLKAYGFVKVFRIVSKDGDTQHWVTDVQEMDEAEREDLAKKSWKIEEYHRGIKQFCGVEKCQARKEESQRAHIMFSLRAFLRLELQRIKSGISWFESAMKIRRVAVTAYLKNPLYTLN
- the pheA gene encoding prephenate dehydratase — protein: MIIGVLGPEGSYSEKAAQTWILKHRLDSVGIQYFSDIEDAFLAVVQGKSDISIVPIENSIEGSVGVTLDLLLENGVEIVGEIVVKIEHCLLSKGGPEKIKVILSHPQGLAQCRHFLKKYFPEAELRSTGSTSHAARLAGEFEEMAAIASPEAAECYRLKVLLPNIQDRKENYTRFIALRAAGKSPAEQVLCVPDGETGKPENSSHSAFKTSIIVYLEKDRPGALYEILGAFAKNKINLTRIESRPSKKELGDYYFYIDFEGHTGDVLIEETLKDIKSKTDTLKIVGSYPAFKA